From Cheilinus undulatus linkage group 18, ASM1832078v1, whole genome shotgun sequence, the proteins below share one genomic window:
- the LOC121525935 gene encoding filamin-A-interacting protein 1-like codes for MRSKSSGVESPASGVLGVPQGDRDISQEQEVGLPVKSLITKVQEKEEVEVISDKEKLLCDSPEAGEKRGDIMDLSKEDLLRLLGIMEGEVQAREDVISMLRAKPAAPQALESRYGSAVPGTALQALQRDSSITGTEQLSQNVYQKPMVELERLQEKHKETYRRMLGQLLLAEKCHRRTVHELDTEKRKHVDYMNKSDDFTNLLEQERERLKRLLETEKAYQVKKEKEHNKRLSKVREELVKLKSFALMLVNERQQHLEQMDQQSQRIQELSQQLQQREQALSEARERAQEDGHRVMSLEAELKEKSAKLTQQHEEMSAKLASQEIHNRQLNAKLLGLTHKVEEQEESNRALRKSEEELQELREKISKGELGNLNLIAELENLRKRVLEMEGKDEEIIKTENQCKELRKRLLEEDSKSKDLRLEVETLQNRMMELEKLEAAFSVSKAECAQLHTALEKEKGLTKELSDEVVALRIRMKELESSELKLEKSELSLKDDLSKLKTLTVALMEERKTLIERSKLDEKKKEEMSQMIKTEQGKVMEVTEKLIEESKKLLKFKSEMETKVETLTIEKEELSSKLAYEMDKTTDLSTKVSQMKKRLDGFEQAEKLSVKSTVTCELGKMSEPAKREDNKVKELTFEIERLKNRLKQLEVVEGELNKTEDQYDMLEKRFMTEQDKANILSQQVEEMRTQIARNKAIEKGEEESQVEDLRQRCMREEVKTRELQADVVALKEKIHELMHKEDQLSQLQVDYSILQQRFLEEEEKAKNMGTEVFHLTKELEIAKRHSRALRPSLNGRRMVDIAVTSTGVQTEASTTGSPEEDTPAVFIRKSVQEENHIMNNIRQKCLKKPAEKSGGTERFPSSSSDLGMKKSWIPWMRKKDNTAHETSLEKPLQINGNHLPSELTMSPKQGQPLHIRVTPDHQHNMARLEINSPTTEDVFSSSAPLSPNPSQPKSRITIIPTYSAPTIKKKGPERAKSPVTITTISRAKSPESSRSSSSSSGRPLSPVSIMTMSTAMVPEASASLDPQEMTMGRAVFKVTPEKQMVPMPIRKGHSNAGIITTTDDNKIHIHLGNSITPKMVVRPVAAVTESKEMTLSTGTVLRSPRQITTTTTRTTQSKVMSTITISPVANNTSRPAQNTTGHDAQPTRSGLTRIPMSKSLKTGKAVLGTLGISSGVKLESRAESQSMRIEVKKSTVNTLHNGGKA; via the exons ATGAGGTCCAAAAGCAGCGGGGTGGAGAGCCCGGCCAGTGGGGTGCTTGGTGTTCCACAGGGGGACCGTGACATCAGCCAAGAGCAGGAAGTGGGTCTCCCTGTAAAGAGCCTGATCACCAAGGTTCAGGAGAAGGAAGAGGTTGAGGTGATCTCCGATAAAGAGAAGCTGCTGTGTGATTCTCCTGAGGCTGGAGAAAAAAGAGGGGATATCATGGATCTGTCCAAAGAGGATCTGCTGAGGCTGCTGGGAATTATGGAAGGAGAGGTTCAG GCCAGAGAAGATGTAATCAGCATGCTAAGAGCCAAACCAGCTGCTCCACAGGCCCTTGAATCACGATATGGCTCTGCAGTTCCTGGTACAGCCCTGCAGGCCCTGCAGAGGGACAGCTCCATCACAGGCACCGAACAGCTTAGCCAAAATGTCTACCAAAAGCCTATGGTGGAG CTGGAGCGTCTGCAGGAGAAGCACAAAGAGACATACCGGAGGATGCTGGGTCAGTTGCTGCTCGCTGAGAAGTGCCACCGGCGCACCGTTCATGAGCTTGACACAGAAAAACGCAAACATGTGGACTACATGAACAAGAGCGACGACTTCACAAAcctgctggagcaggagagagaaag aCTGAAAAGGCTGCTTGAGACTGAGAAGGCCTACCAGGTGAAAAAGGAGAAGGAGCACAACAAACGTCTGTCCAAGGTGCGAGAGGAGCTTGTCAAGCTGAAGTCCTTTGCCCTGATGTTGGTCAACGAGCGGCAGCAGCACCTAGAACAAATGGACCAACAAAGCCAGCGGATCCAGGAATTAAGCCAGCAGCTTCAGCAGCGGGAGCAGGCGTTGAGTGAAGCCAGGGAGCGCGCTCAGGAAGACGGCCACAGGGTGATGAGCCTGGAGGCCGAACTGAAGGAGAAATCTGCCAAGCTAACCCAACAGCACGAGGAAATGAGCGCCAAGCTGGCCAGTCAGGAGATTCACAACCGCCAACTCAACGCCAAACTTTTAGGGCTTACGCATAAAGTGGAGGAACAAGAGGAAAGCAATCGTGCTTTGAGGAAATCTGAGGAGGAACTGCAAGAGCTGAGGGAGAAGATCAGTAAAGGGGAGCTCGGCAACTTGAACCTAATCGCTGAGTTGGAAAACTTGCGGAAACGAGTTCTGGAGATGGAGGGAAAGGATGAGGAGATCATCAAGACTGAAAATCAGTGCAAGGAGCTGAGAAAGAGGCTACTAGAGGAGGATAGTAAGAGCAAAGACCTCAGGCTGGAGGTGGAGACACTCCAGAACAGAATGATGGAGTTGGAGAAACTAGAGGCTGCTTTTAGCGTAAGTAAGGCTGAGTGTGCACAGTTGCACACCGCtctggagaaagagaagggcCTCACCAAAGAGCTCTCAGATGAAGTTGTCGCTCTCAGGATCCGCATGAAAGAGCTAGAATCTTCTGAACTAAAGTTAGAGAAGTCTGAGCTGAGCCTTAAGGATGACTTGAGTAAGCTGAAGACATTGACTGTTGCTTTAATGGAAGAAAGAAAGACTCTAATCGAAAGATCGAAGTTAGACgagaagaaaaaggaggagatGAGTCAGATGATTAAAACTGAGCAGGGTAAAGTTATGGAGGTGACTGAGAAATTAATCGAGGAAAGCAAAAAATTGTTGAAGTTTAAATCAGAGATGGAAACCAAAGTAGAAACTCTCACCATTGAAAAGGAGGAACTAAGCAGCAAGCTTGCCTATGAAATGGACAAAACCACTGATCTTTCTACTAAGGTCAGTCAAATGAAGAAAAGGTTGGATGGGTTCGAGCAAGCAGAGAAGCTGTCGGTAAAGAGCACTGTGACATGCGAGCTGGGAAAAATGTCTGAACCTGCTAAAAGAGAAGACAACAAAGTTAAGGAGCTGACATTTGAAATCGAGCGACTGAAAAACCGTCTCAAACAACTCGAAGTAGTCGAGGGAGAGTTGAATAAAACAGAGGATCAGTACGACATGTTAGAAAAAAGGTTCATGACTGAACAAGACAAAGCCAACATCCTTTCCCAGCAGGTGGAAGAAATGAGGACTCAGATAGCACGGAACAAGGCGATCgagaaaggagaggaggaaagcCAGGTGGAGGACCTCAGACAGCGGTGCATGAGGGAGGAGGTCAAAACCAGAGAACTGCAAGCAGATGTTGTTGCCCTCAAGGAGAAGATCCACGAACTGATGCATAAAGAAGACCAACTCTCTCAGCTCCAAGTGGATTACTCTATCCTGCAACAGAGGTTCttggaagaagaggagaaagcCAAGAACATGGGAACTGAAGTTTTTCATCTCACCAAAGAACTGGAGATTGCAAAGCGCCATAGTCGAGCCCTTAGGCCCAGTTTGAATGGCAGAAGAATGGTGGACATTGCTGTTACGTCCACTGGAGTGCAGACAGAAGCATCAACCACTGGTTCCCCAGAGGAGGATACTCCAGCTGTATTTATCAGGAAGTCTGTCCAAGAGGAGAATCACATCATGAACAACATCAGACAGAAGTGCCTGAAGAAGCCAGCAGAAAAGAGTGGTGGTACTGAGCGCTTTCCTTCATCCAGCAGTGACCTAGGCATGAAGAAATCCTGGATACCCTGGATGAGGAAGAAGGACAACACAGCTCATGAGACCAGTTTGGAAAAACCTTTACAAATCAATGGAAATCACTTACCTTCTGAACTAACCATGTCCCCAAAGCAAGGGCAGCCTTTACACATCCGAGTCACaccagaccaccaacacaacatgGCCCGCCTTGAGATCAACAGCCCTACTACTGAGGATGTTTTCTCCAGCTCAGCTCCCCTAAGCCCAAACCCATCTCAGCCAAAATCCAGAATCACAATCATTCCCACTTACTCTGCTCCAACCATTAAGAAAAAGGGCCCTGAAAGAGCCAAGTCTCCAGTTACTATCACAACCATATCCAGAGCTAAATCTCCAGAGAGCAGCCGAtccagctcctcttcctctggaAGGCCCTTGTCCCCTGTCTCCATTATGACAATGAGCACTGCTATGGTGCCTGAAGCATCCGCCTCCCTAGATCCCCAGGAGATGACCATGGGCCGAGCTGTTTTCAAGGTCACCCCGGAGAAGCAGATGGTCCCAATGCCAATACGAAAGGGCCACAGCAATGCCGGCATTATCACAACCACTGATGATAACAAGATCCATATTCATCTAGGCAACAGCATCACACCAAAGATGGTAGTCAGGCCGGTGGCTGCTGTAACAGAAAGCAAAGAAATGACCTTATCGACTGGCACTGTTCTACGTTCCCCTCGCCAAATCACCACCACTACTACCAGAACTACACAGAGCAAAGTGATGAGCACTATCACAATATCCCCTGTAGCAAACAACACTTCAAGACCTGCACAGAACACA ACTGGGCATGATGCCCAGCCAACGCGCTCAGGGCTGACCCGCATCCCAATGTCCAAGAGCCTGAAGACGGGGAAGGCTGTGCTGGGAACCCTGGGGATCTCAAGTGGCGTGAAACTGGAGTCACGAGCTGAGAGTCAGTCTATGAGGATTGAGGTTAAAAAATCCACTGTGAATACTTTACACAATGGTGGAAAAGCTTGA